TCTAGTTACAAACTTAGTCTTAACAGGTAGTTTATGTGATGCAAGTCTCATAGCTTCTCTAGCCTGTTCCTCTGTTACACCTGCAATTTCAAATAATACTCTACCTGGTTTAACTACTGCTACCCAGTACTCTGGTGAACCTTTACCAGAACCCATACGTGTTTCTGCTGGTTTCTCTGTTACCGGTTTATCAGGGAAAATCTTAATCCAAACCTTTCCCCCTCTTTTAACATATCTATTTATAGCTATTCTGGCTGCTTCTATTTGATTGCTTGTTATCCAACCACATTCAGTAGCCTGTAATCCATATTCACCATATGCAATAAAGTTTCCTCTAGTTGCCTTTCCCTTCATTCTGCCACGTTGAACCTTACGATGTTTAACTCTTTTAGGCATTAACATATGTGACTCCTCCTTCCTGAATCATAATTTCGCTATATTACGCTTCTACTTTTTTTTCTACTTTTTTAACTGGAAGAACTTCTCCTTTATATGCCCAAACCTTAACACCAATTTTTCCATAGATAGTATCTGCTTCAGCAAAACCATAGTCTATGTCAGCTCTTAAAGTTTGTAGAGGAATTGTTCCCTC
The nucleotide sequence above comes from Hathewaya histolytica. Encoded proteins:
- the rplP gene encoding 50S ribosomal protein L16; the encoded protein is MLMPKRVKHRKVQRGRMKGKATRGNFIAYGEYGLQATECGWITSNQIEAARIAINRYVKRGGKVWIKIFPDKPVTEKPAETRMGSGKGSPEYWVAVVKPGRVLFEIAGVTEEQAREAMRLASHKLPVKTKFVTRENFKEMGGENHEG